A single window of Bradyrhizobium daqingense DNA harbors:
- a CDS encoding xanthine dehydrogenase family protein molybdopterin-binding subunit, with product MNAYVGTPTSRVDGRAKVTGAAKYAGEFAADRLLHGFVIEATIPRGRIARLDTSEAMKVKGVVDVFTHAHRPPLADKDEAWKDEVAPEKGSPFRPLYDDRIKFNGQPVALVVAEDWETAKFAATLVRVEYEQEAFATDLESERGKAAKVDQPHKPRGDATAALARAAVRHEADYVIPSEHHNPMELYATTAVWDGGGRLTVYDKTQGVQNVQKFLCSVLGKKPDDIRVISPYVGGAFGSGLRPQHQVVLATLAALALKRSVRVVLTRQQMYGLGFRPMTIERVALGAKPDGTLDAIIHEAIAVTSRYEDFSRNDTGWAEQLYKSPNSHHSHKLVDLDVSTPCDMRAPGAATGVCALECAMDELAVALKLDPIELRLRCYSDRDQTGDLPYTSKQLRECYARGAVAFGWSRRNPALRSMRDGKELVGWGMATGVWEALQMPVAVRIVLTSNGHAEVSCAASDIGTGTYTIVAQVAADALGLPIENISVKLADSTLPQAPVEGGSWMAASSAHAVLGAAEEIRRELARYAKAMPASPLAAVDPPDIILVDGTVAKAADRSRAVSIADAMRHGQVERIEKEKLNEFAEDKSHARNTHSAVFAEVKVDEELGVVRVTRIVSAIAAGRILNTKTGHSQIMGGVVWGIGMALHEETVMDHRFGRIMNANIAEYHIPVNADVHDIDVIFVDEPDDHINRLGVKGLGEIGIVGVPAAIANAVYHATGKRIRRFPITLDKLLN from the coding sequence ATGAACGCCTATGTCGGAACACCAACGTCGCGCGTCGACGGCCGGGCCAAGGTCACTGGGGCTGCCAAATATGCCGGTGAATTCGCAGCGGATCGTCTGCTTCATGGCTTCGTGATCGAGGCCACCATTCCGCGCGGGCGCATTGCTCGCCTCGACACGAGCGAGGCGATGAAGGTGAAAGGCGTGGTCGACGTGTTCACCCATGCGCATCGCCCGCCCCTCGCCGACAAGGACGAAGCCTGGAAGGACGAAGTGGCGCCGGAGAAGGGCTCGCCCTTCCGGCCGCTCTACGACGACAGGATCAAGTTCAACGGCCAGCCCGTCGCACTCGTCGTCGCCGAGGATTGGGAGACCGCCAAGTTCGCCGCAACCCTTGTTCGCGTTGAATATGAGCAGGAGGCGTTTGCGACCGATCTCGAATCCGAACGCGGCAAGGCCGCCAAAGTGGACCAGCCGCACAAGCCGCGTGGTGACGCGACAGCAGCGCTGGCGCGGGCGGCCGTTCGCCACGAGGCGGACTACGTCATTCCCAGCGAGCATCACAATCCGATGGAGCTCTATGCGACGACGGCGGTCTGGGACGGCGGCGGCAGGCTCACGGTCTACGACAAGACGCAGGGCGTTCAGAACGTGCAGAAGTTTCTTTGCAGCGTTCTCGGCAAGAAGCCGGACGACATCCGCGTGATCTCGCCCTATGTCGGCGGCGCCTTCGGGTCGGGCCTGCGGCCGCAGCACCAGGTGGTGCTGGCAACGCTTGCCGCTCTCGCACTGAAGCGATCTGTCCGCGTCGTGCTGACGCGACAGCAGATGTACGGCCTGGGCTTTCGTCCCATGACCATCGAGCGCGTTGCGCTCGGTGCCAAGCCTGATGGCACGCTCGATGCGATCATTCATGAAGCGATTGCCGTGACCTCCCGCTACGAGGATTTCTCGCGCAACGACACCGGCTGGGCCGAGCAGCTCTACAAGAGCCCCAACAGCCACCATTCCCACAAGCTGGTCGACCTCGACGTCTCCACCCCCTGCGACATGCGCGCGCCGGGAGCCGCAACGGGCGTCTGCGCGCTCGAATGCGCCATGGACGAACTGGCCGTCGCGCTCAAGCTCGACCCGATCGAGCTGCGTCTGAGATGCTACTCGGATCGCGACCAGACCGGAGACCTGCCCTACACCAGCAAGCAGTTGCGCGAATGTTACGCCCGCGGCGCGGTAGCTTTCGGCTGGAGCCGCCGCAATCCCGCACTCCGCTCGATGCGCGACGGCAAGGAACTCGTCGGCTGGGGTATGGCAACGGGCGTGTGGGAGGCGCTGCAGATGCCGGTCGCCGTCCGCATCGTGCTGACTTCCAACGGCCATGCCGAGGTCTCCTGCGCCGCGTCCGATATCGGCACAGGCACCTATACCATCGTGGCGCAGGTCGCGGCCGATGCCCTCGGCCTACCGATCGAGAACATCAGCGTCAAGCTCGCGGACTCGACCCTGCCGCAGGCACCCGTGGAAGGCGGCTCATGGATGGCCGCCTCGAGCGCGCACGCCGTGCTGGGCGCGGCCGAAGAGATTCGCCGCGAGCTCGCACGATACGCCAAGGCGATGCCTGCCTCGCCGCTCGCCGCCGTCGATCCCCCGGACATCATTCTCGTCGACGGGACGGTTGCCAAGGCCGCCGACCGCAGCCGCGCCGTTTCAATCGCTGATGCGATGCGCCATGGCCAAGTCGAACGGATCGAGAAGGAGAAACTGAACGAGTTTGCCGAGGACAAGTCGCATGCGCGCAACACGCATTCTGCCGTCTTTGCCGAGGTCAAGGTGGATGAAGAACTCGGCGTCGTCCGCGTCACGCGGATCGTGAGCGCCATCGCGGCTGGACGCATCTTGAACACCAAGACGGGCCACAGCCAGATCATGGGGGGCGTGGTCTGGGGGATCGGGATGGCGCTGCACGAGGAGACGGTGATGGATCACCGCTTCGGCCGCATCATGAACGCCAACATCGCCGAATACCACATTCCCGTAAACGCCGACGTCCACGACATCGACGTGATTTTCGTCGACGAGCCCGACGACCACATCAACAGGTTGGGCGTCAAGGGTCTCGGCGAAATCGGCATCGTCGGCGTGCCCGCGGCGATCGCGAACGCGGTCTATCATGCCACCGGCAAGCGTATCCGGCGTTTCCCGATCACGCTGGACAAGCTGCTGAACTGA
- a CDS encoding FAD binding domain-containing protein, whose protein sequence is MNNFQYSRASDVADAIRLLAADPGAKLIAGGTNLIDLMKENVERPSRLIDISRLPLREIEETADGGLRIGALVPNSDLAYHPLIEQRYPLLASAILAGASAQLRNMASVGGNLMQRTRCAYFYDTTTPCNKRSPGTGCSALDGLNRNHAILGTSKSCIATNPSDMSVALAALGALVHIASPTGARTVALTDFHRLPDDKPHLDTILGRGEIITAIELPPHSFARNYSYLKIRDRLSYAFALVSVAAALELEGNAISEARLALGGVAHKPWRSLEAEAALRGQAATADHFGRAADLLLQGATARSQNGFKIELARRAVVRTLMQATSATPQSQAHKKIA, encoded by the coding sequence ATGAACAATTTCCAATATTCCCGCGCGAGCGACGTTGCCGACGCCATTCGCCTGCTCGCCGCCGATCCCGGCGCGAAGCTGATTGCCGGCGGCACCAATCTGATCGACCTCATGAAGGAGAATGTCGAACGGCCCTCTCGGCTGATCGACATTTCCCGCCTGCCGCTTCGCGAGATCGAGGAGACCGCCGATGGCGGCCTGCGCATCGGCGCCCTGGTGCCGAATTCGGACCTCGCCTACCACCCGCTGATCGAGCAGCGCTACCCCCTGCTCGCCAGCGCCATCCTGGCCGGCGCCTCCGCCCAGCTGCGCAACATGGCCTCGGTCGGCGGCAATCTGATGCAGCGAACGCGCTGCGCCTATTTTTATGACACCACGACGCCGTGCAACAAGCGAAGCCCCGGCACGGGCTGCTCGGCACTCGATGGGCTCAACCGTAACCACGCCATCCTCGGCACCAGCAAGTCCTGCATCGCGACCAATCCATCCGACATGAGCGTCGCGCTGGCCGCACTCGGCGCGCTCGTGCACATCGCAAGTCCCACCGGGGCGCGCACCGTTGCGCTGACGGATTTCCATCGGCTTCCGGACGACAAGCCTCATCTCGATACGATTCTCGGCAGAGGTGAGATCATCACTGCCATCGAACTGCCGCCGCACAGCTTCGCCCGGAACTACAGCTATCTGAAGATCCGCGACCGGCTGTCCTACGCTTTCGCCCTGGTCTCGGTCGCGGCCGCGCTCGAGCTGGAGGGTAACGCGATCAGCGAAGCGCGTCTTGCCCTCGGCGGCGTGGCTCACAAGCCCTGGCGGAGCCTCGAGGCCGAAGCGGCGTTGCGGGGCCAGGCCGCAACTGCAGATCATTTTGGACGCGCCGCCGACCTGCTGCTGCAGGGAGCAACCGCTCGTTCCCAAAATGGATTCAAGATCGAGCTGGCGCGCCGCGCCGTGGTGCGTACGCTGATGCAGGCCACGAGCGCAACGCCGCAATCACAAGCTCACAAGAAGATCGCATGA
- a CDS encoding (2Fe-2S)-binding protein gives MSDVTHEIPERIPVHLVVNGVGHTLDLIPWTTLLDALRDHLALTGTKKGCDHGQCGACTVLVNGRRVNSCLTLAVMKDGAEITTIEGLAKNGALHPLQQAFIDHDAFQCGYCTPGQICSAAGLLAEGRAKDADEIRELMSGNLCRCGAYPNIVAAIEQAMSRS, from the coding sequence ATGAGCGATGTCACGCACGAGATTCCCGAACGCATTCCGGTTCATCTCGTCGTCAATGGCGTTGGCCACACGCTCGATCTCATACCCTGGACCACGCTGCTGGACGCATTGCGCGATCATCTTGCGCTGACGGGCACCAAGAAGGGCTGCGATCACGGTCAGTGCGGTGCCTGCACCGTTCTTGTCAACGGCCGGCGGGTCAATTCCTGCCTGACGCTCGCGGTCATGAAGGATGGCGCCGAGATCACCACCATTGAAGGGCTCGCCAAGAATGGCGCGCTTCACCCGCTGCAACAGGCCTTCATCGACCACGACGCCTTCCAGTGCGGCTATTGCACGCCCGGGCAGATCTGCTCGGCGGCGGGCCTTCTGGCAGAAGGCCGTGCCAAGGATGCCGACGAGATCCGGGAGCTCATGAGCGGAAATCTCTGCCGCTGCGGCGCCTACCCCAACATCGTGGCGGCAATCGAGCAGGCAATGAGCCGATCATGA